The Lutibacter profundi genome includes a region encoding these proteins:
- a CDS encoding ComEC/Rec2 family competence protein codes for MWIQPKLYSIWKPKLWLPTKMWQLFTVSIAAQLGVLPLSLYYFHQFPGLFFMSNLIIIPFLGIILLVGIIVILLSVFEILPQFIGDFYSYVIYAMNNFVSWIAQQEDFVIQNISFSLVLMLLFYVFIFGTMKWIEKRSFHRLAFVLVSVIAIQLIVIFEKYKLQSTSEFIVFNVTRNSLITKRFGSDLTLYSKDSLHKTNNIITTYLVGAGIKRVQQQKQVNNLIKFHKETILIVDSLEIYNFKSVKPSIILLRQSPKINVERLLQKLKPKLLVADGSNYKSYITKWEETCFKNKTPFYYTKQKGAFILKEPLY; via the coding sequence GTGTGGATTCAGCCAAAATTATATAGTATATGGAAGCCAAAATTATGGTTGCCTACTAAAATGTGGCAATTATTTACAGTATCTATTGCTGCTCAACTAGGAGTTTTACCTTTAAGTTTGTATTATTTTCATCAATTTCCCGGATTGTTTTTTATGTCTAACTTGATAATAATTCCATTTTTAGGAATTATTTTATTGGTTGGAATTATAGTTATATTACTTTCGGTTTTTGAAATATTACCTCAATTCATAGGAGATTTTTATAGCTATGTAATTTATGCAATGAATAATTTTGTTAGTTGGATTGCACAACAAGAAGATTTTGTAATTCAAAATATCTCATTTTCACTAGTATTAATGTTGTTGTTTTATGTGTTCATATTTGGCACAATGAAGTGGATAGAAAAAAGGAGTTTTCATCGTTTAGCCTTCGTGTTAGTTTCTGTAATAGCAATTCAATTAATTGTTATTTTCGAAAAATATAAATTGCAGTCTACAAGTGAATTTATTGTTTTTAATGTCACTAGAAATAGCTTGATAACCAAGCGCTTTGGAAGTGATTTAACGCTCTATTCAAAAGATTCATTACATAAAACAAATAATATAATTACAACGTATTTGGTTGGTGCAGGAATTAAAAGGGTACAGCAGCAAAAACAAGTTAACAATTTAATTAAGTTTCATAAAGAAACTATTTTAATTGTTGATAGTTTAGAAATATATAACTTTAAATCAGTAAAACCATCTATCATATTATTAAGGCAATCTCCAAAAATTAATGTAGAAAGATTGCTTCAAAAGTTAAAACCGAAATTATTGGTTGCTGATGGGTCAAATTATAAAAGCTATATAACTAAATGGGAAGAAACCTGTTTTAAAAATAAAACTCCTTTTTACTATACAAAGCAAAAAG
- a CDS encoding ComEC/Rec2 family competence protein: MIKFLKFVPVQLTFWLILGIIVGDLVFIKPIYLVEILTLLIGTLLFAYFKANKELQPSFSFTLLVFLISFFIGISSVTYKNLLNSKLHYANSTKFSLEKQVTIQIKISKILKPTDFYNKYEATVLQLEGEKAIGKILVNIQKDSINNLLEIDTGLLVGTSFKNIREPLNPYSFNYKKYLKNHQIYHQINLYKHEFLVSQKTNSTLRGLAAKIRNEIIKSLKKKEFKKDELAVITALLLGQRNSITKDLLQSYISAGAIHILAVSGLHIGIILLLLMFICKPIHNFKNGKFIATVLIVLILWVYAVIAGLSASVVRAVTMFTVLTIGLQLNRRSNIYNSLIVSIFILLLFNPYLFI; the protein is encoded by the coding sequence ATGATAAAGTTTTTAAAGTTTGTACCTGTACAACTCACTTTTTGGTTAATACTTGGTATTATTGTTGGAGATTTGGTGTTTATTAAGCCAATCTACTTGGTTGAAATACTTACGTTATTAATAGGTACACTACTATTCGCATATTTTAAAGCAAATAAAGAATTGCAACCGTCTTTTAGTTTTACACTATTGGTGTTTTTAATTTCTTTTTTTATTGGAATAAGCTCTGTGACCTATAAAAACTTGTTAAATAGTAAATTACATTATGCTAATTCTACAAAATTTAGTTTAGAAAAGCAAGTAACAATACAAATAAAAATTAGTAAAATATTAAAGCCAACAGATTTTTATAACAAATATGAAGCTACAGTTTTACAATTAGAAGGAGAAAAAGCGATTGGAAAAATTTTAGTAAACATTCAAAAGGATAGTATTAATAATCTATTAGAAATAGATACAGGTTTATTAGTTGGAACATCATTTAAAAATATAAGAGAGCCGTTAAACCCTTACAGTTTTAATTATAAAAAATACCTAAAAAATCACCAAATTTATCATCAAATAAACCTTTATAAACATGAGTTTTTAGTATCTCAAAAAACGAATTCAACACTTAGAGGGCTTGCTGCAAAAATTAGAAATGAGATAATTAAATCATTAAAAAAGAAAGAATTTAAAAAAGATGAACTCGCTGTTATTACCGCATTATTGTTAGGGCAAAGAAATTCAATTACTAAAGATTTATTACAGAGTTATATAAGTGCTGGAGCCATTCATATTTTAGCTGTTTCAGGATTGCACATTGGTATTATTTTATTGCTGTTAATGTTTATATGTAAACCAATTCATAATTTTAAAAACGGAAAATTTATAGCAACGGTACTAATTGTTTTAATACTTTGGGTATATGCAGTAATTGCAGGTTTATCGGCTTCAGTTGTTAGGGCAGTTACTATGTTTACAGTATTAACAATTGGTTTGCAGTTAAATAGGCGTTCAAACATTTATAATTCGTTGATTGTTTCTATTTTTATTTTATTGTTGTTTAACCCTTACTTATTTATTTGA